CCGTGCCGATGCACGCGAGCACCTCCTCGAGCGTATGCGGCACGAGCGGCACGATGCGCGGCGGCGACGCCCAATCCGCCACCGCCGCCTCCGCCGTCGCCGTGCCGATCTGGCATACGCCGCACAAATGCTGCGTGAAAATGACGTCCGGAGCCGCTTCGCGCAGCAGCGGCTCGTCGATCCGATACAGCGTCTCCCCGGCGGCCGCCGCCGATCGCACCGCCTCGTCGATCTCGCCGCTCGTCAGTGTCCGCCCCTCGAGGGCGGAACGGACGATCCGCGGCACCGCAGGCGGCGCGTCGCACTCGAACGTCGCCCCGACGAGCGACGCCTCCAGCCCGAGCGCCTTCACGATCTCCGTCGCCGCCGGCAAAAACGAACAAGCTCGCGCCATGATTCTCTCCCCCTGCCAAGGACGGCCGTCAATCGATCAGCTCGCCCTGCAAAATTTGCTCGCGGGCGAGAATCGCCCGCAGCTCCGCGTACGCGGCGCTCGTCCAGAACGTCTCGTCGCGGACGAGCTCGGCCGCGTCGTCGCGCGCCGCCTCGAGCGCCGCGAAGTCCAGCGACGGATCGGCGAGCTTGAACTCGGGAGCGCCGCTCTGCTTCGTGCCGAAGAAATCGCCGGGGCCGCGCAGCTCCAGGTCGCGGCGCGCGACCTCGAACCCGTCGTTCGTCTCGACCATGACGCTCATCCGCTCGCGGCCCGCCTCCGACTTCGGATCGGCGACGAGCACGCAGTAAGACTGATGCGCCCCGCGCCCGACCCGCCCGCGCAGCTGATGCAGCTGCGAGAGGCCGAACCGTTCCGCGTCGTACACGACCATCACCGTCGCGTTCGGCACGTCGACGCCGACCTCGACGACCGTCGTCGCCACGAGCACGGCGACGTCGCCTGCGCCGAACCGGCCCATGACGTCGTCCTTCTCCGCCGGCGTCATCCGGCCGTGCAGCAGACCGACGCTGGAGGGCCCGAACACCGCCTGCAGCTGCGCGTACATGTCGAGCGCGTTCTGGTAGTCGAGCTTGTCCGACTCCTCGATGAGCGGGCAGACGACGTACGCCTGACGCCCGGCGGCCGTCTCCCGGCGGATAAGCTCCAGCACCTTGTCCATCGCGGACGGCTTCACCCACGACGTGCGGATCGGCAGCCGCCCTTTCGGCAGCTCGCGCAGCGTCGACACGTCCATGTCCCCGAACGCCGTAATCGCGAGCGTGCGCGGGATCGGCGTCGCCGTCATCGTCAGCACGTCGGGATGCAGCCCCTTGCGCCGCAGCACGCTGCGCTGCGCGACGCCGAACCGGTGCTGCTCGTCGGTGACGACGAGGCCGAGCGCGCGGAAATAAACGTCGTCCTGGATGAGCGCGTGCGTGCCGACGACGACGTCGATCATGCCGCTCTGCAGCCCGGCCAGCACGCCGCGCCGCTCCGAACCGCGCAGCGAGCCGATGAGCAGCGCCACCTCGACGCCGAACGGCTCGAACAGCTTCCGCAGCGATCTAGCGTGCTGCTCCGCCAAAATTTCCGTCGGCACCATCAGCGCCCCCTGCAGCCCGCCCTTCACGCAGGCGAACAGCGCGACGGCCGCCACGACCGTCTTGCCGGCGCCGACGTCGCCCTGCAGCAGCCGGTTCATGCTGTGCGGCGCCTCGAGGTCGTTCAGCACCTCGGCGATCACCTTCTTCTGCGAGTCGGTCAGCTCGAACGGCAGCGCCCGCACGAAGCGGCGCACCTCCTCGCGGTCGAACCGATGCGCGACGCCCTCCTTGCGGCGGTTCGCCCAGGCGCGGTACGCTTGAATTTTCAATTGGAACAGAAACAATTCCTCGTATACGAGCCGGCGCCGCGCGTCCGCGCCCGGCACGTCGCCGCCCGGCTGATGGATGCCCCGCAGCGCGTCCCGCCGGGGCAGCAGCCGATATTTGCGGACGAGCGCCGGCGGCAGCAGCTCGCCGACTTTGTCGCCGAACTGATCAAGCGCCGCATGAATCGTCTTGCGCATCCACGGCTGCGTAATTTCGCCGCCCACCGCATACACCGGCAGGACGGAGCCCGCCTTCTGTACGCGGGACGACGCGAACTCGGTGTTCGACACCGTCAGCTGCTTGCGGGCGCGGTCCCATTTGCCGGTCAGCGTCGCCTCCCCGCCGTACGGAAGCCGCTCCTTCAAGAAATGCTGATTAAACCATACCGCCGTGAACGAGACGGTGCCGGACGCCGCCTTGCACACCATCCGCGTCCGCTTGCCGAACCGCTGCACGTTCGGCTCGCTGAGGACGATCGCCGACACGGTCACCTTCTCTCCGTCCTGCGCCTCCTCGAGCGGGCGGATGCGGAAATCCTCGTAGCGGATCGGGAACAGCTCGAGCAGATCGCCGACGGAAAAAATCCCGAAGGAGGCAAGCTCGCGGGCCTTGGCTTCGCCAACGCCGCGCACCTGCTCCACCGGGATCGAAAACAGCTCTGTGCTCATGCTTTCACGGAGGTGACGAACACGCCGAGCGTGCCCGGGCCGACGTGCGTACCGATGACGGGGCCAAGCTCGTAATACGCCGTGCGCCGCACCGCGAACGTGTCCTTCAATACGCCGGCGAATTCCTGCGCGCCCTCGAGCGCTTTCGCGTGGACGAACGTCACGTCGACTTCGGAGCCGCCGAATTTCTCGCGCAGCAAATCGACGATACGGCCCATCGCCTTCCGGCTGCCGCGCACTTTATCGACCGGGAAAATGACGCCTTCTTCGGCATCGATCGATAAAATCGGCTTGATGTTGAGCAGCGAGCCGAACAGGGCGGACGCGCGCCCGATGCGGCCGTTCTTATGCAAATATTCCAGCGTGTCGACGAGGAAGTACAGCTGCGTCCGCTCCTTGATGTCCCGGATCAGCTCGAGGCACTCCTCGACGCCGGCGCCGTTCGCCGCCGCTTCGGCCGCCGCGATCGCCATCATGCCGAAGCCGAGCGAAGCGCTCTTGGAATCGACGAGATGGATGTTCGGTTCGCCCTCGAGCAGCGACTTCGCGAGAACGGCCGATTGATACGTGCCGCTGAAAGCCGAGGACAAATGGATCGAAATAATGGCGGTATCCGGCTCCTGCAGCAGCTTCTTGTACGTCTCTACGAAATCCGCCGGAGAAGGCTGGGACGTCGTCGGCATCTCCTTCGCCGCGGCGAGCTTGTCGAAAAAGTCCCGCGAGGAAAGCGTCACCGAATCCAAATACGTTTCGTTGCCGAAATGCACTTTGAGCGGCACCATTTCGATGCCGAGCCGCTCGCGGACGTCCGCGGGCAAATCCGCCGTGCTGTCCACTACGATGCGCACTTTCACCATAAAGGTCACCTCGAATCGAGAATTGGCCTACTCGGCCGAGAACAAATACGAATACACCGGCTGGCCCCCGGGAAGCAGCTCCACTTCGATGTCCGGATATTCGGTTTCGAACAGCGTCCGCAGCTTGTCGGTGACGGCCTGCTCGGCCGAATCGCCGACGTAGACGGACAAGATTTCTTCCCCGTCCTGAACCATCGCGCGAATGAGCGTCGCGCACGTTTCGAACGGGTCGCGGCTCGAGACGACGATTTTGCCGTCCAAGATGCCGATGTAGTCGCCTTCCTGAATGTCGACCTCGTCGATCGTCGTATCGCGCACCGCGAACGTCACTTGCCCCGATTTGACGCGCTTCGCCGCCGCCAGCATCGCTTCCCCGTTCCGTTCGAACTCGGCGCCCTCTTGGAACGCGAGCACGGAGGCGATGCCCTGCTGGATCGTCTTCGTCGGCACGACGTAGACGGGCTTGTCGGCGAGCTCCTTCGCTTGGTTCGCCGCCATGACGATGTTCGAGTTGTTCGGCAGCACGAACACGCGGTCCGCCGGCACGCTCGCGATGGCGTTCAGGATGTCTTCCGTGCTCGGGTTCATCGTCTGGCCCCCGGAGAGCACGTAATCGACGCCGAGGCTTTGGAAAATGTCGCTTAAGCCTTCGCCCGCGGCGACCGCGATCATGCCGAACGGCTTGCGCTCGGGCGCGGCGGCGGGCATGCCGACGATGTGGCCTTCCTCGTAATCCTGCGACAAAATGTGGCTGTGCTGCTCCCGCATGTTCTCGATCTTAATTCGGGTCAGCTCGCCGAATTGCTGAGCGTACGTCATCACCTCGCCCGGCTGTTCGGCGTGGATATGAATCTTCACGAGCTCGTCGTCCGCGACGACGAGCAGGGAATCCCCCATCTCTTCCAGCTTGGCGCGGAACGCCGGCTCGTCGAAGACGAGGCCGGGCACCTTCCCGCCCGGGGCGAGCTGTACGATGAATTCCGTACAGTAGCCGTGCTCGATCGATTCCGTCGCGATGTGCGCCTGCACGGGCGCGTGCGCTTCGGCCGAAGCGCGCGCCGCGGCGATCGCCTCCGGCGGAATGATCGAATAATCGGTTTTCGCCGCGGCTTCCGCATCGCCGGCGGCTTCGCCGGTGAGCGCCGCGAGGAACCCTTCGTACACGTAGACCAACCCTTGTCCGCCGGAATCGACGACGCCGACCTGCTTCAGCACCGGCAGCAAGTCCGGCGTCCGGGAGAGCGAGAGCTTCGCCGCTTCCAGCGTGTCGCGCATGACGGCTTCGAGATCCGCGTTGCGGCGGGCGCTCTGCACGGCCGCCTTCGCGGCATCCTTCGAAACCGTCAAAATCGTGCCTTCCACCGGGCGCACGACGGCGGCGTACGCCGTTTCGACCCCTTGCTGCAGCGCGGCCGCGAACTGCGAGGCGTCCGCCCGCTCGAGCGAAGCCACGCCCTTCGAGAAGCCCCGGAACAATTGCGACAAAATGACGCCGGAGTTGCCGCGCGCTCCCATAAGCAAGCCCTTCGACAACACCTCGGCGGCTTGGCCGATGTTCGGAGAAGTCCGCTTCTTGAGCTCCTCCGCCCCGGAGGTCAAGGTGAGATTCATGTTCGTGCCGGTGTCTCCGTCCGGAACGGGGAATACGTTCAGGGCGTTCACCTTCTGCACGTTCGACTGCAAACGTTCGGCCGCCGCCGACACCATCGCGTGAAATGCCGCCCCGTCAATAAAGCGCTTACTCAATTCGACATTCTCCTTCCTTATGTTGAAACGCGGACTCCCTGAACAAGGATATTGACGAAGTGAACCTGAAGGCCCACGATATCGTTAAGCACGTACTTGACTTTCGATTGGATGTTGTGCGCCACTTCGGAAATTTTCGTGCCGTAGCTCACGATAATATACAAATCGATATGCACGCTCTCGCCTTCCCGGCGCACGTCGACCCCTTTGCTCAGGTTGTCCCGGCGCAGCAGCTCGGCGATGCCGTCCTTCAATTTGTTCTTGGAGGCCATGCCTACAAGTCCATAACATTCTAATGCCGCGGAGCCGGCGATCGTTGCGACGACTTCGTCGGTAACGTAGATTTTCCCTCTTTCCGTATCCAGCTGAATGGGCATGGAATCCTCTCCTTCGCGCTATGTAATATTATGGACTAAACCTCATTGTACTATATAAGAGCGAAGAAATAAATGCAACAAGTCAACAGCTTTCAATTGACGCCCAGAATGGTTCTATGATATATTTATAACCATGTTTGCCACGGAAGGGTGGTGTCTGCAATGTCCAGAGTATGCTTTATTTCCGGCAAGAAGCCGGGATCCGGCAACCACGTATCGCACGCGAACAACCGGAACCGCCGCTCGTGGGGCGTTAACGTTCAGAAGGTACGGATTCTCGTGAACGGTAAGCCGAAGCGCGTGTACGTGAGCACTCGCGTTTTGAAATCCGGGAAAGTAACCCGCGTCTAATTTCAAACACGCCGTTATCGCGGCGGGGTTGCCGCTGTCAAGAGGAGGATGCTTCGCGCATCCTCCTCTTTTTCATTGCCGCCGCCGCATCTACATTATGCATTCTCCCCCGGAAAAGGACAAAAAGCACCTGAACGGTGCTTTCTTCATCTCCCCCGCCTTAGGTTCGGGACGCGTTAGTTTTTGTTAAAAGCGTTTAACAAAGTCTTCACGAACCCGCCTAAGAATTTAGGTAGTTTGATTGTATAAAACTTCATCTCTACCCCTCCTCGCAAAGTATCCCGCTCCATTCCCGTCCGTTCCCACTGCCAGCCCTTATAGCCCTATTGTATTCAGGGATTCCGGAAATGTGCCTACTTTCGCGAATCGGGGACGAAAAAATGTTCCAAGCCGGACGCTACCGCGCCGCCGCACGCAGCTCCGCCATCGCCTTCGCCCGATCGCGGACGCCGAACACGGAGCTGCCCGCGACGAGCACCGATGCGCCCGCTTCCGTAACGAGGCGCGCCGTGTCCGGAACGATGCCGCCGTCCACCTCGATGGCGACGCTGCCTTCGAGATTCGCTTCGCGAATCCACTCGCGCAGCTGCGCGATTTTCGTCAGCGTCGAAGGTATGAATTTTTGGCCGCCGAAGCCCGGGTTGACCGTCATGACGAGCACGAGATCGATGTCGCCGAGCACCGGCTTCACCCATTCCGCCGGCGTTCCCGGATTGATCGCGACGCCGGCCTTCACGCCTCGCGCTTTGATCGACTGGATCGTTCGATGAAGATGAACGCACGCCTCCGCGTGCACCGTCACGCCGTCCGCGCCGGCGTCCACGAACGCGTCTACGTACGCCTCCGGCTTTTCGATCATGAGATGCACGTCCATGAACAGCGACGTGCGGGGGCGCAGCGCCTCGACGACGAGCGGCCCGAACGTAATGTTCGGCACGAATTTCCCGTCCATCACGTCGAGATGGAGCCAGTCGGCGCCGCCGACCTCGATATCGCGCACTTCCTCCGCGAGCGTCGCGAAATTCGCGGCCAACAACGATGGTGCGATAATCGCCATATTAGTACCTCCGTTTTCTCTCCCGTACTTCCGTCGCGAACGCCGCGTAATGGTCGTACCGCTCCGCGTCCGCTTCCCCGTTCTCGACCGCCTGCCGCACGCGGCAGCCCGGCTCCTTCAGATGAAGGCAGCCGCGGAATTTGCACCCTTCGGCGAGGCGGACGAATTCCGGGAACGCCGCGGCCACATCTTCGGGCCCGATCTCCTCCGGAAATTCCAGCGACGAAAAGCCCGGCGTATCCGCGAGAAGACCGCTCTCCCCGACGCGGAACAGCTCGACGTGCCGCGTCGTATGCTTGCCTCGACCGAGCTTCTCGCTGATTTCGTTCGTCTCGAGCGACAGCCCCGGCGCGAGCCGGTTGAGCAGCGACGACTTCCCGACCCCGGACTGTCCGGCGACGACGGCGATGCGGCCCTGCAGCGCGACCCGCAGCTCGTCCGCTCCCGTCCCGGCCCGCGCGCTCGTGAAAAACACGCGGTAGCCGATCGCTTCGTACGTCTTCCGCAGCTCCTCGATGCGCCCGCGCAGCGCCGCGGCGTCCTCCCCGGCGCCGTCGAGCAGATCGGCCTTCGTCAGGCACAGGATCGACTCCAGACCGGCCAATTCGGCGAGCACCAGAAATTTATCGAGCAGCGTCCTGTTCAGCTCGGGCCGCGCTACGGCGAACACGATCAGCGCCGTGTCGCAGTTGGCGATCGGCGGCCGGACGAGCTCCGTCGAGCGCGGCATCAGTTCGATGACCGTGCCTTCGCCGGAGCCGTCGTCCTTCGCCTCGAACCGCACCCGGTCCCCGACGAGCGGCGATACGCCTTGTTTTTTGAACAGCCCGCGGGCCCGGCAGGCGACGACGTCGCCGCCGCCCTCCGGCTGCACGTAATAAAATCCGCTCAACGCTTTGACAATCAACCCGTCCTGCATGCGTTCCGTTCGGCCTCCTGATTCGTTGCGTTCCTGTACCTTCCCTCGACTACAATCCGTCTACCGCCTGCTCTTCCCCGTCCGCCTCGCCTTGCGGTTCGGACGAATCGCCGTCCGCGGGCACCGCCGGCTCTTCCTCGGCCGGCGGCTCCGGCTCTTCCGACGACCGCGCCGGCGCCGACGCCGATCCGCCGCTGTCCGACGCCTGCGCGTACGTCCACGTATACTGCTCGACTTTGCCGTCGTCCTGGAACACTTCGATGACGGCGTTCTTGCTCGGGCTCGTCACGACGTCGAACGTGAACGATTGGTCGGACGTCACCGTCTGGTTGACCGCTTCGACGCGGTCGCCCATCGCGTCGGTGACGACGATCCGAATCGCGCTCGAGCCCCCTTGCTCTTTCGGTCCGATCATGACCGTATATCTCGTGACGCGCGCTTCGTTCGGCAGCCCGTCGCTGACGTAAATTTGGATCCCTTCGCCCGGCGGCTTGACGCCTTCCCCGGGCTGATACGGAAATTGGTTAAACACGCGGCCTTTCTCGAAGTACGCTTTTTCGCGGATGACGTTCGCCTGCTTCAGTTCCAGCCCTGCCTTCTGCAGCAGCGCCTCCGCCTCCGCGACCGTCCGGCCGACCAAGTCCGGCATCGCGACGTCTTCGGGCCCTCGGCTCACGACGATCCGGATCGGCGTCTCCAGCGGATCGACCTGCTGCGCCGCCTGCGGGAACTGCTCGACGACGCTGCCAGCCTTCTTGGGGCTGTGCTCCCGGGCGATCGTCACGTTCTCCTTCGCCACGCCGGCTTCGGTCAGCGCCGCCAGCGCCTCCTCTT
The window above is part of the Paenibacillus sp. genome. Proteins encoded here:
- the recG gene encoding ATP-dependent DNA helicase RecG, producing MSTELFSIPVEQVRGVGEAKARELASFGIFSVGDLLELFPIRYEDFRIRPLEEAQDGEKVTVSAIVLSEPNVQRFGKRTRMVCKAASGTVSFTAVWFNQHFLKERLPYGGEATLTGKWDRARKQLTVSNTEFASSRVQKAGSVLPVYAVGGEITQPWMRKTIHAALDQFGDKVGELLPPALVRKYRLLPRRDALRGIHQPGGDVPGADARRRLVYEELFLFQLKIQAYRAWANRRKEGVAHRFDREEVRRFVRALPFELTDSQKKVIAEVLNDLEAPHSMNRLLQGDVGAGKTVVAAVALFACVKGGLQGALMVPTEILAEQHARSLRKLFEPFGVEVALLIGSLRGSERRGVLAGLQSGMIDVVVGTHALIQDDVYFRALGLVVTDEQHRFGVAQRSVLRRKGLHPDVLTMTATPIPRTLAITAFGDMDVSTLRELPKGRLPIRTSWVKPSAMDKVLELIRRETAAGRQAYVVCPLIEESDKLDYQNALDMYAQLQAVFGPSSVGLLHGRMTPAEKDDVMGRFGAGDVAVLVATTVVEVGVDVPNATVMVVYDAERFGLSQLHQLRGRVGRGAHQSYCVLVADPKSEAGRERMSVMVETNDGFEVARRDLELRGPGDFFGTKQSGAPEFKLADPSLDFAALEAARDDAAELVRDETFWTSAAYAELRAILAREQILQGELID
- a CDS encoding DegV family protein, with translation MVKVRIVVDSTADLPADVRERLGIEMVPLKVHFGNETYLDSVTLSSRDFFDKLAAAKEMPTTSQPSPADFVETYKKLLQEPDTAIISIHLSSAFSGTYQSAVLAKSLLEGEPNIHLVDSKSASLGFGMMAIAAAEAAANGAGVEECLELIRDIKERTQLYFLVDTLEYLHKNGRIGRASALFGSLLNIKPILSIDAEEGVIFPVDKVRGSRKAMGRIVDLLREKFGGSEVDVTFVHAKALEGAQEFAGVLKDTFAVRRTAYYELGPVIGTHVGPGTLGVFVTSVKA
- a CDS encoding DAK2 domain-containing protein, encoding MSKRFIDGAAFHAMVSAAAERLQSNVQKVNALNVFPVPDGDTGTNMNLTLTSGAEELKKRTSPNIGQAAEVLSKGLLMGARGNSGVILSQLFRGFSKGVASLERADASQFAAALQQGVETAYAAVVRPVEGTILTVSKDAAKAAVQSARRNADLEAVMRDTLEAAKLSLSRTPDLLPVLKQVGVVDSGGQGLVYVYEGFLAALTGEAAGDAEAAAKTDYSIIPPEAIAAARASAEAHAPVQAHIATESIEHGYCTEFIVQLAPGGKVPGLVFDEPAFRAKLEEMGDSLLVVADDELVKIHIHAEQPGEVMTYAQQFGELTRIKIENMREQHSHILSQDYEEGHIVGMPAAAPERKPFGMIAVAAGEGLSDIFQSLGVDYVLSGGQTMNPSTEDILNAIASVPADRVFVLPNNSNIVMAANQAKELADKPVYVVPTKTIQQGIASVLAFQEGAEFERNGEAMLAAAKRVKSGQVTFAVRDTTIDEVDIQEGDYIGILDGKIVVSSRDPFETCATLIRAMVQDGEEILSVYVGDSAEQAVTDKLRTLFETEYPDIEVELLPGGQPVYSYLFSAE
- a CDS encoding Asp23/Gls24 family envelope stress response protein, with the translated sequence MPIQLDTERGKIYVTDEVVATIAGSAALECYGLVGMASKNKLKDGIAELLRRDNLSKGVDVRREGESVHIDLYIIVSYGTKISEVAHNIQSKVKYVLNDIVGLQVHFVNILVQGVRVST
- the rpmB gene encoding 50S ribosomal protein L28, yielding MSRVCFISGKKPGSGNHVSHANNRNRRSWGVNVQKVRILVNGKPKRVYVSTRVLKSGKVTRV
- the spoVM gene encoding stage V sporulation protein SpoVM, with product MKFYTIKLPKFLGGFVKTLLNAFNKN
- the rpe gene encoding ribulose-phosphate 3-epimerase — its product is MAIIAPSLLAANFATLAEEVRDIEVGGADWLHLDVMDGKFVPNITFGPLVVEALRPRTSLFMDVHLMIEKPEAYVDAFVDAGADGVTVHAEACVHLHRTIQSIKARGVKAGVAINPGTPAEWVKPVLGDIDLVLVMTVNPGFGGQKFIPSTLTKIAQLREWIREANLEGSVAIEVDGGIVPDTARLVTEAGASVLVAGSSVFGVRDRAKAMAELRAAAR
- the rsgA gene encoding ribosome small subunit-dependent GTPase A; amino-acid sequence: MQDGLIVKALSGFYYVQPEGGGDVVACRARGLFKKQGVSPLVGDRVRFEAKDDGSGEGTVIELMPRSTELVRPPIANCDTALIVFAVARPELNRTLLDKFLVLAELAGLESILCLTKADLLDGAGEDAAALRGRIEELRKTYEAIGYRVFFTSARAGTGADELRVALQGRIAVVAGQSGVGKSSLLNRLAPGLSLETNEISEKLGRGKHTTRHVELFRVGESGLLADTPGFSSLEFPEEIGPEDVAAAFPEFVRLAEGCKFRGCLHLKEPGCRVRQAVENGEADAERYDHYAAFATEVRERKRRY